A window from Hymenobacter volaticus encodes these proteins:
- a CDS encoding DUF6728 family protein: MKGLFNLGPVFGYFFRKNDPNRTSNFNLRTMHFINKLSMAMFLVGFLVLLYRWFLR, from the coding sequence ATGAAAGGCTTGTTTAACCTGGGTCCTGTTTTCGGTTATTTCTTCCGCAAAAACGATCCGAACCGCACTTCTAATTTCAACTTGCGGACGATGCACTTCATCAATAAACTCTCCATGGCCATGTTCCTGGTGGGGTTTCTCGTGCTACTCTACCGCTGGTTTCTTCGCTAG
- a CDS encoding SDR family oxidoreductase yields MENLPASASSASASRAFPTILLTGATGTIGTEVSKLLSTAGVPFRALVRSLQDPKAEQLQTLPGAELVIGDLNKPETVASALLGIERAFLLTNSSEQAETQQLAFVDMARQVGVRHLVKLSQWAADRNSPVRFLRYHAVVEEAIRATDMAYTFLRPNLFMQGLLAFRDSIRTQGQFFAAIGEAKVSVVDVRDIAAAAVAALTASGHENKIYNLTGPEALTHAQMAAQLSAALGKPIRFQDVPPEVMHAAVLEIGFPRWQADGLVEDYAHYHRGEAATVASGVLEATGQAPRPFAAFAHDYAPQFA; encoded by the coding sequence ATGGAAAACCTTCCTGCTTCTGCATCTAGTGCCTCTGCTAGCCGTGCATTTCCAACTATTCTGCTGACGGGTGCCACGGGTACTATTGGCACCGAAGTAAGTAAGCTGCTTTCAACCGCAGGCGTTCCGTTTCGTGCGCTGGTGCGTTCGTTGCAAGATCCTAAAGCCGAGCAGTTGCAAACTCTGCCCGGAGCTGAGCTAGTAATCGGCGATTTAAACAAGCCGGAAACGGTCGCGTCGGCGCTGCTTGGTATCGAACGAGCCTTTCTGCTAACCAATTCTTCCGAGCAAGCCGAAACGCAGCAACTCGCTTTCGTGGATATGGCCCGGCAAGTAGGGGTGCGCCATCTGGTGAAGCTTTCGCAGTGGGCCGCCGACCGGAACTCGCCAGTGCGGTTTCTGCGCTACCATGCTGTGGTCGAGGAGGCTATTCGAGCTACTGATATGGCATATACCTTCCTGCGTCCCAACCTGTTTATGCAGGGCCTACTGGCCTTTCGGGATTCAATAAGGACCCAAGGCCAATTTTTTGCGGCCATTGGCGAAGCCAAGGTCAGCGTCGTGGATGTCCGCGACATAGCCGCGGCAGCCGTGGCGGCCCTCACAGCATCGGGGCACGAAAACAAAATCTACAACCTAACTGGCCCCGAAGCCTTGACGCACGCCCAAATGGCTGCTCAACTCTCTGCGGCCTTGGGCAAGCCGATCCGGTTTCAGGATGTGCCACCGGAGGTTATGCACGCCGCCGTGTTGGAAATAGGTTTTCCAAGGTGGCAGGCCGATGGCCTAGTGGAAGACTACGCCCACTATCACCGCGGCGAGGCAGCTACCGTCGCCAGCGGCGTGCTAGAAGCTACTGGCCAGGCGCCCCGGCCCTTCGCAGCCTTCGCACACGATTACGCGCCGCAATTTGCCTGA
- the leuS gene encoding leucine--tRNA ligase produces MPGYSPQEIEKKWQAHWQANHTFKADNSSNKPKFYALDMFPYPSGAGLHVGHPLGYIASDIVSRYKRLRGYNVLHPMGFDSFGLPAEQYAIQTGQHPALTTEKNIDTYIRQLSSLGFSYDWSREIRTSDPAYYKWTQWIFLKLFNSWYNLDTNRAEPLKTLLDKFAENGSQGIRAAGDDEERHDFTAGQWQMMSEKQRLTAVHPYRLAYQQDTFVNWCAGLGTVLSNDEVKDGLSERGGFPVERRLMPQWNLRITAYADRLLQGLDTLDWPDAVKEMQRNWIGRSIGAEVTFPVQHHASAQIKVYTTRVDTIYGATFLVLAPEHELVKELTTPEQQQTITDYIDATKRRSERDRMADVKAVSGAFTGAYALNPVSGEPVPIWIADYVLAGYGTGAVMAVPSGDQRDYLFAKHFDLPIVQVTDAQQGLDEQADPTKEGRYINSGIIDGLGYKEATAKLIAFLEEKGLGKGKTNFRIRDAIFGRQRYWGEPIPIYYKDGVAYGVAEADLPLVLPEIDEYKPTETGEPPLGRAKDWKYKGQYDYELSTMPGWAGSSWYYLRYMDPHNAERFVGEEAEKYWQNVDLYLGGAEHATGHLLYSRFWHLFLKDLGLVSAPEPFQKLINQGMILGRSNFVYRINGTNTFVTLGKKDQHQTTALHVDVNIVHNDVLDTEAFKKSRPDYASAEFILEDDGRYVSGWEVEKMSKAKFNVVNPDVLVSQYGADALRVYEMFLGPLEQFKPWNTNGMSGVGGFLKKFWRLYHPVDGAFAVTDEAPKPAELKALHKAIKKVEEDIERFSFNTTVSALMITVNELTALECHKRAILEPLVVILSPYAPHLAEELWQLLGHEAGSISSATYPEFKEEFLVEDTVNYPVAINGKVREQLQFAATATAADIEAAVLGSDFLARFGDGKTAKKVIVVPGRMVNVVV; encoded by the coding sequence ATGCCCGGTTACAGTCCCCAGGAAATCGAGAAGAAGTGGCAGGCCCACTGGCAAGCAAACCATACGTTTAAGGCGGATAACAGCTCCAACAAGCCGAAATTCTACGCGCTGGACATGTTTCCGTACCCCAGCGGCGCGGGTCTGCACGTTGGGCACCCGCTCGGCTACATTGCCTCCGACATTGTATCACGCTACAAGCGCCTGCGCGGCTACAACGTGCTGCACCCCATGGGCTTCGACTCGTTTGGGTTGCCGGCCGAGCAGTACGCCATCCAAACCGGCCAGCATCCTGCCCTCACCACCGAAAAAAACATCGATACCTACATTCGGCAGCTTAGCTCGCTGGGGTTCAGCTACGATTGGAGCCGCGAAATCCGTACCTCCGACCCGGCCTACTACAAATGGACGCAGTGGATTTTCCTGAAGCTGTTCAATAGCTGGTACAACCTCGACACCAACCGCGCCGAGCCCCTCAAAACCCTGCTCGACAAGTTCGCCGAGAACGGCAGCCAAGGCATCCGCGCGGCCGGCGACGACGAGGAGCGGCACGATTTCACAGCCGGTCAGTGGCAGATGATGAGCGAAAAGCAGCGCCTCACGGCCGTGCATCCTTACCGCCTCGCCTACCAGCAAGACACCTTCGTGAACTGGTGCGCCGGCCTGGGTACGGTGCTATCCAACGACGAAGTGAAAGATGGCCTCTCGGAGCGCGGCGGCTTCCCCGTGGAACGCCGCCTGATGCCACAGTGGAATTTGCGCATCACCGCCTACGCCGACCGCCTGCTCCAGGGTCTCGACACACTGGACTGGCCCGATGCCGTAAAGGAAATGCAGCGCAACTGGATTGGCCGCAGCATTGGGGCCGAAGTAACGTTCCCGGTGCAACACCACGCCAGCGCCCAAATCAAGGTGTACACCACCCGCGTGGATACTATTTATGGGGCTACGTTCCTGGTATTGGCGCCCGAGCATGAGTTGGTGAAAGAACTGACCACACCAGAGCAGCAGCAAACCATTACCGACTATATCGACGCGACCAAGCGCCGCTCGGAGCGCGACCGGATGGCCGACGTAAAGGCCGTTTCGGGTGCTTTCACGGGGGCGTATGCTCTCAATCCGGTGTCGGGTGAGCCCGTGCCGATCTGGATTGCCGATTACGTGCTGGCAGGCTACGGCACCGGCGCCGTGATGGCCGTACCTTCCGGCGACCAGCGCGACTACCTGTTTGCCAAGCACTTCGACCTACCCATCGTGCAGGTAACCGACGCCCAGCAAGGCCTCGATGAGCAAGCCGACCCGACCAAGGAAGGACGCTACATCAATTCCGGCATCATCGACGGGCTCGGCTACAAAGAAGCTACTGCCAAGCTCATTGCCTTCCTCGAAGAAAAGGGTCTCGGCAAAGGCAAAACCAACTTCCGCATCCGCGACGCCATTTTTGGCCGCCAGCGCTATTGGGGCGAGCCGATTCCGATCTACTACAAAGACGGCGTGGCCTACGGCGTAGCCGAAGCCGATTTGCCGCTGGTGCTGCCCGAAATCGACGAGTACAAGCCCACCGAAACCGGCGAGCCGCCCCTTGGCCGCGCCAAAGACTGGAAGTATAAAGGCCAGTACGACTACGAACTCAGCACCATGCCCGGCTGGGCCGGCTCTAGCTGGTACTACCTCCGCTACATGGACCCGCACAACGCCGAGCGTTTCGTGGGCGAGGAAGCGGAAAAGTACTGGCAGAATGTGGACCTCTACCTCGGCGGCGCCGAACACGCTACCGGTCACCTCCTCTACTCCCGCTTCTGGCACCTCTTCCTCAAGGATTTGGGCCTCGTGTCAGCGCCCGAGCCGTTCCAGAAGCTCATCAACCAGGGCATGATCTTGGGCCGCTCGAACTTTGTGTACCGCATCAACGGCACCAACACGTTCGTAACACTCGGCAAGAAAGACCAGCACCAAACCACCGCCCTGCACGTCGACGTGAACATCGTGCACAACGATGTACTCGATACCGAAGCCTTCAAAAAGTCGCGTCCTGACTATGCTAGTGCTGAATTCATTCTGGAGGATGATGGACGCTACGTGAGTGGTTGGGAAGTCGAGAAGATGTCGAAGGCCAAATTCAACGTGGTCAACCCCGACGTGCTGGTAAGCCAGTACGGGGCCGATGCGTTGCGCGTGTACGAAATGTTCTTGGGGCCGCTGGAGCAGTTCAAGCCGTGGAACACCAACGGTATGAGCGGCGTGGGCGGCTTCCTCAAGAAGTTCTGGCGCCTCTACCACCCTGTCGATGGTGCCTTTGCCGTGACCGACGAAGCTCCGAAACCTGCGGAACTGAAGGCGCTGCACAAGGCCATCAAAAAAGTGGAAGAAGATATCGAGCGGTTCAGCTTCAACACCACCGTTAGTGCCCTGATGATTACGGTGAACGAGCTAACGGCCCTCGAATGCCACAAACGCGCCATTTTGGAGCCGCTAGTGGTTATCCTTTCGCCCTACGCGCCGCACTTGGCCGAGGAGTTGTGGCAGTTGCTCGGCCACGAGGCCGGTAGCATCAGTTCGGCTACGTATCCGGAGTTCAAAGAAGAATTCCTGGTGGAAGATACCGTCAATTACCCGGTGGCCATCAACGGCAAAGTGCGCGAGCAGCTCCAATTTGCCGCCACCGCCACCGCCGCCGACATCGAGGCCGCTGTATTAGGCTCCGACTTCCTGGCCCGCTTCGGCGACGGCAAAACCGCCAAGAAAGTCATTGTCGTGCCTGGCCGCATGGTGAACGTGGTGGTATAA
- a CDS encoding helix-turn-helix domain-containing protein has protein sequence MSVLQEQFIVAPRSLQQVLQYFVLLTVQEGAAPVVRTLLPTFQIVMLINLGPTAEMWHDDGTLAQVHQIHGIVVTAPLKRAFQYRLPGGSRILTVNFTLEGFFRLFQVPVERLTDDFTDPDDLVPHRPFAQLWQQLRLLQAPTDLVKAIVDFSLPYLRALEGPHAELMAQLPLLAKSQHLNPLKVMAATTKVSERTLQLRFQKYLGFSVKEVFRFMRFRRLLGKLEQREVSKKEDWLALLEQHGYYDQSHLIHDFTHFLQQSPTKVSMQLLQGDVICFTRTELVE, from the coding sequence ATGAGCGTGTTGCAAGAGCAGTTTATCGTGGCCCCTCGCTCCTTGCAGCAGGTGCTTCAGTATTTTGTGTTGTTGACGGTGCAAGAAGGCGCCGCGCCGGTGGTACGTACGCTGCTGCCCACCTTCCAAATAGTCATGCTAATCAACCTTGGCCCAACGGCTGAAATGTGGCACGACGACGGCACGCTGGCGCAAGTCCATCAAATACATGGCATTGTGGTTACGGCTCCCCTCAAACGAGCCTTTCAGTATCGCTTGCCCGGAGGCAGCCGCATACTCACGGTCAATTTCACGCTGGAAGGCTTTTTCCGCTTGTTCCAAGTGCCCGTAGAACGCCTTACCGACGATTTCACTGACCCCGACGACCTGGTGCCACATCGTCCGTTTGCGCAACTGTGGCAGCAGCTTCGCTTGCTTCAAGCCCCAACTGACTTGGTTAAGGCTATTGTTGATTTCAGTTTGCCTTATCTACGGGCTCTGGAAGGACCGCACGCTGAGCTCATGGCCCAGCTGCCGCTGCTGGCCAAGAGCCAGCACCTGAACCCGCTGAAAGTTATGGCGGCAACTACGAAAGTATCGGAGAGAACTTTGCAACTGCGCTTCCAGAAATACTTAGGCTTCTCGGTGAAAGAGGTGTTTCGCTTCATGCGTTTCCGTCGGCTGCTAGGCAAGCTAGAACAGCGAGAGGTAAGCAAGAAAGAGGATTGGCTGGCTCTACTGGAACAGCATGGCTACTACGACCAAAGCCATCTGATTCACGATTTCACACACTTCCTCCAACAGTCACCCACCAAAGTATCGATGCAATTGCTGCAAGGCGACGTTATCTGCTTCACGCGCACCGAACTGGTAGAATAA
- a CDS encoding MmcQ/YjbR family DNA-binding protein, which translates to MNIEDFRDYCLLKAGVTEETPFGPNTLVFKVGGKVFALTDIDTFGSINLKCDPERAVELREQHDYVLPGYHMNKKHWNTVLIGTGVSNAQLSEFIDHSYDLVRASLPKKQREELAQSEQLEG; encoded by the coding sequence ATGAACATCGAAGACTTCCGCGACTATTGCCTGCTGAAGGCCGGAGTAACCGAAGAAACCCCCTTTGGCCCCAATACCTTGGTTTTTAAAGTCGGTGGCAAAGTATTCGCCCTTACCGATATCGATACGTTTGGTAGCATCAACCTGAAGTGCGACCCTGAGCGTGCCGTAGAACTGCGTGAGCAACACGACTATGTATTGCCCGGCTACCACATGAACAAGAAACACTGGAACACCGTCCTGATCGGCACTGGTGTTTCCAACGCGCAGCTAAGCGAATTTATAGACCACTCGTATGATTTAGTACGCGCCTCATTGCCAAAAAAGCAGCGCGAAGAACTAGCACAAAGCGAACAGCTAGAAGGCTAG
- a CDS encoding AMP-dependent synthetase/ligase yields MEIRRTFDLLARLAITTPQADCLVEKKAGTWQPLSAAQVQAQSNHVSLGLLQLGIGHGDKVAIISANRPEWVIADFGIAQLGAVSVPMYPTITVQDYRHIFQDAGVRVVLVENKKLLSRVQEAVEAMPNGPEHVFTFDKLEGARSFVELLALGEAADAVGLEALKAAVQPDDLLTLIYTSGTTGRPKGVMLSHRNLLYNCENLTGYLPLPAGQKALSFLPLSHIFERTATLLYLMLGFSIWYAESVERIADNLREVQPQVFTTVPRLLEKIYDKIVAKGQELTGAKRKLFDWALELGLRYDTQKDQGIWYNTQLALANKLVFSKWREAMGGQVHYIVSGGGALQPRLARVFWAAGIRVMEGYGMTETSPVIAASLPEASGNLIGAVGPVIPGVEVKLAPDGEILTRSPSVMQGYYNRPDLTADTIDADGWLHTGDIGELVQGRFLKITDRKKEMFKTSNGKYIAPQPLESRLAESPLVEQVMVVGEGQKYAACLLVPAFAELRAWAKNHNLPADLSDAALAAHAQVQHLYDQLVHQATAAFAQWEQIKKVALVPALWSVESGELTPTLKVKRKVVSQNYQQLIEGLYR; encoded by the coding sequence ATGGAAATCCGTCGCACCTTTGATTTACTGGCTCGTTTGGCCATAACCACGCCGCAAGCGGATTGCTTGGTGGAAAAGAAAGCAGGCACCTGGCAGCCGCTAAGTGCCGCGCAGGTGCAAGCGCAAAGCAACCACGTAAGTCTGGGGCTGTTGCAATTAGGCATCGGGCACGGCGATAAAGTGGCTATCATTTCGGCTAACCGCCCCGAGTGGGTGATAGCCGATTTTGGCATTGCCCAGCTTGGAGCCGTGAGCGTACCGATGTACCCTACCATCACCGTGCAAGACTACCGCCATATCTTCCAAGATGCCGGCGTGCGGGTGGTGCTAGTGGAAAACAAGAAGCTACTGAGCCGGGTGCAGGAAGCAGTAGAAGCAATGCCCAACGGCCCTGAGCACGTCTTCACCTTCGATAAGCTAGAGGGGGCCCGCTCCTTCGTCGAACTGCTGGCCTTGGGCGAAGCTGCCGATGCAGTAGGCCTTGAGGCACTCAAAGCTGCTGTACAACCCGATGATTTGCTGACGCTTATCTATACCTCGGGCACTACTGGGCGGCCAAAGGGCGTGATGCTTAGCCACCGCAACTTGCTTTACAACTGCGAAAACCTGACCGGTTACCTACCGCTGCCAGCTGGTCAAAAAGCGCTCAGCTTTCTGCCTTTAAGCCATATTTTCGAGCGCACGGCCACCTTGCTCTACTTGATGCTAGGTTTCAGCATTTGGTACGCCGAAAGCGTGGAGCGCATCGCCGACAACCTGCGAGAAGTACAGCCGCAGGTGTTCACAACGGTGCCGCGCCTACTAGAAAAAATCTACGACAAAATCGTGGCCAAAGGCCAGGAGCTGACGGGTGCGAAGAGAAAGCTGTTTGACTGGGCCCTGGAGTTAGGGTTGCGCTACGATACGCAGAAAGACCAGGGCATTTGGTACAACACACAATTGGCCCTGGCCAACAAGCTAGTGTTTAGTAAGTGGCGCGAAGCTATGGGCGGACAGGTGCATTACATCGTCAGCGGGGGCGGCGCCCTGCAACCCCGGTTGGCGCGCGTGTTTTGGGCGGCCGGTATTCGGGTGATGGAAGGCTACGGCATGACGGAAACTTCGCCAGTTATTGCCGCCAGCTTGCCCGAAGCCAGTGGCAACCTTATTGGAGCCGTAGGCCCGGTGATACCGGGAGTGGAAGTGAAGCTGGCTCCCGACGGCGAAATTCTGACCCGTTCGCCTTCCGTGATGCAAGGCTACTACAACCGTCCCGACCTCACGGCCGATACCATCGATGCCGACGGCTGGCTGCACACCGGCGACATTGGGGAACTGGTGCAGGGGCGGTTCCTGAAAATCACGGACCGCAAAAAAGAGATGTTCAAGACATCCAACGGCAAGTACATTGCCCCGCAGCCGCTGGAGTCGCGGTTGGCGGAGTCGCCGTTGGTGGAGCAGGTAATGGTGGTGGGCGAAGGGCAGAAGTATGCGGCTTGTTTGCTGGTACCTGCTTTCGCGGAGCTGCGCGCCTGGGCCAAAAATCACAATCTGCCGGCCGATCTGTCGGATGCTGCGTTGGCGGCTCACGCGCAGGTGCAACACCTCTACGACCAACTAGTGCACCAAGCTACCGCCGCCTTCGCACAATGGGAGCAGATCAAGAAAGTAGCCTTAGTGCCAGCACTTTGGAGCGTGGAATCGGGGGAGCTGACCCCTACTTTAAAGGTGAAACGCAAGGTTGTCAGCCAGAACTATCAGCAGCTAATTGAGGGGCTATACCGCTGA